Below is a window of Ahaetulla prasina isolate Xishuangbanna chromosome 1, ASM2864084v1, whole genome shotgun sequence DNA.
TCTTACTAGGAATTCTTTTAATACATAAAGAATATGCCTTTATGTCAGTTTTACCTAAGGAAGGTGTGGCATGAACTagaagaatgtaaaaaacaaacagcAGTTAAAGTATGGAGAATATACTTCTTAGTCAAAGatgaaaaactgaagaaaaacaaTACCCCTGAATTTCCCTCAGAATTCTGCAGAGAAAAACCTGGTTGAAGGTTTCTTACGCAACAATAGTTCAAAAAGTTAAACTATAATGATAAAGCTATTTCCTGTCTAAATATCACATTATAATCTATGTGTAACAAGAGTAAGAGAGTTACTCAAAGATACTTTACATAGTAAGAGAAAACTTAATTAAAACAGTGAAGATTTGTTTCCTTTACAAGTTAGCCTTAgagttattttttattattattacaacctAACAATAGTCTCATGTATCCTTAAGGAATAACTAAGGTATTTCTTTTTACTTCTGCTTATGGAATCTCTGTATTTATGTAAAGCTGGAGGAAAATTTGAGTAATAGGGGCCTCTGTTTTTAGGAGTGAGAATAATCCTCAGAGTCCTTGGTGTCATCTGGCACATCTAGCAATGACTAAATCATTCACTCTTCACTTTGACGCTGAACCAAAAATGAAAAATTCAGGACATAATTTCTGGTGTCAGTTTCTCACATTGTGACTTGattcttatttattcttttagGTTGATGAAACGTTGATCATCTTGAAGGTACACATATCAGTTGTTTAAAGCATTTGATGGTTGTTGATactgcctaacttaaaattgtgaATCAAGGCTGCAACAATTTAATCAAAATTAAACACCCACAATATATAGTTATCTAGCCACTGTTTGCTCACCATATGTGATCATGCAATTTGTCACATATGATTTTCCCACTCTATGATTCAGTGTGATTTGCTTATTTATGGCTTAGTGTGTTGACTCAACTAATCCAGAATTGTTTTGTAAACAACAGTCTATGACTGAAACTAGCCAaatgtggtttattcagtaaatCATTATTAACGCATTTAGCCATAATATATTATGGGAAGATAGCAGGCATGCATATAATACTACTACCTCTGATCCTTATAACTGTAACTGTGTAACTGTAGCTCACCTCTCTGAAAGCATCCCGCAGCTCTTTAACCCCAATCATGTCTGCTGTCTCCGCCAACAGCTTAGGTCCCATCAGTTCCACAAAGTCATCAAAATCCACTTTTCCTCCAGCTGTAGACATATAAAGGCATTTTCAGAAGAAGCAGGGCAACACaaagttaaatattttatatcatgCGCCAAGGCCATCTCATACTGGGAGAAACTGAGTTTCACCTTTTTAACTACCATGTCCCACAACAGAATTTCCTTTTATGTggattatgtatatttatttaaagtAAAATGACTGTTaccaatctagaatagaatagaatagaatagaatagaatagaatagaatagaatagaatagaatagaatagaatagaatagaatagaatagaatagaataacagaattggaagggaccctggaggttttctagtccaattccctgctcaagcaggaaaccctataccatttcagataaatggttgtccaattgctatttaaaaacttccagtgttggagcattcacaatttctggaagcaacttgttccactaattgttgtaactgtcagaaatgttcttcttagttctaggttgcttctctctttgattagtttccctccattgtttcttgtcctgccctcaggtgctttctaAATAATCAGAATTTGAATCCTGTACAGTCAGTAGTTTTTCCTTAGCACAACCATTTGCACATTCAGGACATCTTTAATGTGAGGCTTCTATCCTCATTTGAAAACAGTTTCCGCCCCTGCCATCCCATTCCATTGTCTGTTTTCAATAAGCTGAGCCAGTATTTTCAgctcagctgcaactgcagcaagGGCAGTATTACTGTTTTCAAAGCTTTGAAACAATCTGTTTGTGCATGATTCTTTTCTTCATTGAAGGAAATTCTTGCCTCATCCCTTTTCTTGAATTCAAGGCAAACCTCCCACCTCTGTTTAACACATATCCTCTAAGGAACTTTTGTTTCAAGGCAatcacttggggggggggggaagggggggaacctAAATAGCCCCCTGGAGCTTTACAGTCTGCTTGTCCCTGCAGAAGAGAAGTGGAAAAAGCATTATTCTTCATTTCACATCTACTTGCTTTGCCTGGGTTACGGGACTCCTGGGAACACTTGCAATGGTATTGAAAAAGTCAAAACAACATGGATCGATCTTGGCCGAGTACACCCATTTTAGCACAGTAACCAACCACTATGGTTGCATTACAGTTCACAATCTTTTCAGCAAAATCCAGGGTTCTCCAAAGGGTGAGATTTTGATTACATAGCTGGTGGCTGCTATCTAGACTTTTTTGAGACATTCAAAGTCACCCACATACCTGTCGACACCCCTGACAGAAGCTGTAGAGACCAGAGTGGCTCGTTTTCTAGCAACTGTTCAGATTGTTTAAACAACAGCATTCAGACTATTCAAACTGAAAACATGGATGGGGAAATGGGGATGCTAGCTATTTCTCATTTGAGTGGGTGTGTCTTTGTGAGAGAGAAGATTTCATTCCAGTAACTACACAAGTTTGAATTTTacttgttcgtttgtttgtttggcttTTCCTTACTGGTAAGCCTGAGGAGATACTGATCACTTCATGGCATTCTCTGCCATTCTCAGCATTTCAAACTGGCAGAAGGAGAAATGATTGGGGATTGACTTCAAAGAGTTTTTGAGGGATTGGGGAAAGAAAATGGTTTAAAAGTGTGTTTGGTCTCAGCactaacaaaacaaaatagtaaTACTCTGTGCAGGTGAGAAAAGGAACCCAAAAAAGTTTCATGGATTTTCTACAATGACTCATATTATTCCACTCAACTTGACTTCTGCAACATAGTTTATATGGTTTATACCATTAAAGACCACTTGAAACCGGCAGTTAGTTCAACGTGCAGGTAGATTGCTTGCTAACTGGTGGTCATTGACAGGATAATATGACATCTATTTTGGAGGCCCTGCATTTCTTATCATGGGTTTCTAGGTACAATTCACAATGCTAGCAAAGATTTAAGATTTGGGggttctatttatttgtttaatttatatgctaTCTTTCATCAAATTGCTCACAGTTATGTACATTTTGTGCCCATCTGTCATTTTCCTTCACCCTGAAAATCCTttgaggtagattgggctgagagacagtgattggCTAAAGATCACCCTGAGTTTCTTGACTATGGATGATCTTGAAAGTGGATCTCTCTCCAGTGCTGTTCTTGTTTTCTCTCCATTAATACTTGTCGGCCTGAGATATTCCCAATCAAGGTAGCTGATAATTTCAAGATGCTCTTCATAACAAGGTGGATGAAAGATTGAGAGGAATCCAGGGgtaggtttcaaaacccgttgctacagGTTTGCTTGTAAGCATGCAAACATTTGTGCACATATGCAACACTTCTGTGCACAcatagaagcttctgcacatgcacagaagcatctgggcaggtgggtggagcctcctgccatcaccggggtgaaccagtagcaacccatcactgaaggGATCAAGAGATGAATGTCAGTTTTAACATCTGTGCTGTAAAAGCAATTCAAGAATGAGAGGCAGTCAAAAGGTATTGCTGATTATAATTCCAGCAATAAAAAGGCAGGGGAGAAAAAGCTCAGAATCCATATTAAAGGTAACTGGAAGACATTTCTCAATGTGACATCCCTTACTGCATAGTATTCCTTAGGCATTATAGACTTATAGAAGAAGGTACGCACTAATTTGTtgagataattctatgagttccATTTCAGTAGGCATGTAGCCCATAGTTCGCATACATTCTCCCAAGTCCTTATAACTGATGTAGCCATCACGATCTTTGTCAAACTCCCGAAAAGCCTCCTTGAGctctgaaaggaaaaaaagttgttATAACAAACTACAGTTAATAGGCAGGTGAGTCCCTAACCCCACCTTCTGGTCCACAGTGGCAGCCTGCCTGCCAGCCCTTATACCAGGTAACAAGATGCAGCCTGTCTCTTCATATAATTGTATAGTTCTTTCAGTGACAGATCCTTTTAAATTgaaatgtgtatttttatcttctttccaATGTAATGGGCTATTATGTCAACATTGCCATCTTTAACTGAAGTTTTACAGTGGaagaaaataatgggaaaagtGGGAGAATTGCAAATGTCAGTTGTTCTCACCAAATTTTATAAACGAGAGAGTGCAGCTGCACAATAAATTCTCATTTAGCAGCACTCCCCTTCTTAGCaggaatgaaggaatgaaggaacTAATGAAGATTTAGACTTTAGGTCTTATGAGACCCCCTTTAGACAGCAATGTCTGTTACTTCAGTTGTGAAGCACAGTAAACATTTCTAGCCATAACCATAATCTTTTTAATTCTTGCTATGTTAGAGGAAAAGCTAAGCAAGACTGAAGCTGGGAGAAAGAGCCTCacaccagaggggaaaaaaattctttacAATTCTGTAAAATTAATTTATTAGCATTAATAAATtatcattaatctattagcatTCATTAAAGGGTAACACCTCCTCCATTACAGAAATGAAATAGTGTTTGATTTTGCACTCCATATTTATTGAGggatatttgttatttattcttgTTATTGCTTCCCATTAAAAGCAATCTCAGTAAAACAAGCTCATGAACCTAAGCAAAATGATGAAACCATACAAAATTAGATCTGTGAAACTTTTCAtaacaaaaatggcaaaaatgcactatgtcgtgtcccactcctccgctgatggccgggtcagggaaatccgaatcaggcttgcctctgcagctctgcccaaagtcctagcaaagtcctcagagcaggcaggagaccagaaagtgacttcagcaagataagttcgattttgcctggctcagagactgccagaaagcagatcctttatataggccatggggtgtggctccatgactcagcactcattaaggcctgcccctcccttccttctgttgcctccgcctatccagtcttctgatgcgagggtcactccaatcagcagctgttggaaataaaccttcctcaggctcacatgctgtggaggagggggaggggtctagctgctccgtttgcctgggcatggagccagggctggggccgggggctgctccctcctctgcagcctgcttgggcatggagccagggctgggaccgggaggtgccccctcctcttcagcttgtctgggcatggagccaggactggggccgggaggcatacattcctctgtgttcgggagcagataagaaggccccggctgctgtgagagtgggcaagacacaacacactacTACACAGGATGGTGATACCTATAGTGGCGCCACATCCTTCTAACAACAGAGCAGTGAGAGAAGAAGGATGAAGGAGACCTGGCGCTATCtggtaaccattttttttttgcccttcaaCTTGAGTTCTGCAGGAACAGTTGTGGGCTGTTCTGAGATTTTTGGAAGTGAGGGGCGGATTGAGGGGAAGATGAAAATACCTTAAATGACACTATGGAATGAATTCAATCTAGGATTAAGAACTGTTTTCTTTCAGAGCAGGGGAGCATATCAAAATTTAAAGGGGAGCATCATATAAGTGACCAGTGTAAAGCCCTATGCTGCCTTCAGATGCCAGCTTATCACCTGTTTCTGGACCTGTCCTTGAAGAACTTTCTCAGCTGCCTGCAGGGCCCTAGATTTCAGATCAGAGTACAGACTAACCGAGCTTGAAAAGACCTAAAAAAGAATTATGAGAAAGTATTTTTCATTTTACCTTCAATTTCTTCTGTTCGCAGCTTTCGGTCCTGAGGAGAGAATAGGAATAGAGGCCAGTGAAAAGACAAAACAGAAACTGTTTGCCAACTGATGCTTATTTGAACACCTTTTATGTCTGATTTCCCCATCCATTTGTAACAAACAGTGAAACAGGAGAACATTTTGCAACAAGTTTTAAATTAAGGCTAATTTAAAGAATGCATCTAGAATCCAGGATCCATTACTCTGAGGTAATTGAAATTTCAAGGATCTTTCACCAGTTGTATTAGCAAAGTTGTGGCCACTGCAGCATCGCTGCTGATTGCCGCAGTCATTGTGATTGTTATTTCCAGCTACACATTCCTGAAAGCCATAGGATGCATGGTGCAAGGAAAAATGAGAGGGACATACCCTTTGCATCCAATTGACAGCAAAGCCCGACAGAAGATTGGTGATTGGATGCTTTGGAAACAAGactgaaatttaaaatttcttaGTGGGTGGTAAGGGAAGAATGAGGAGCGATTCAGATGCCTGCTGGTGAAGAAGGGTTGGTGGGGGGCGCTATTGGTCAACGTAGAGTGAGGGGCCCTTGGGGACACACCAGGATGAGGAACACAGGTGCaattttcatcttttttcccACTCCCCCCAGCAAAGTGGCAGGTAATACGTGGGTCAGCCAAGGTGAAGGAGGACATTTTCCCAGGGTTCTTCTGGGAatcctgaggggaggagaaagaatgCCAGCCTATATTATATGTGGAAAGAAGGATAATCCAATGGGCCATGGGTTGTAGTTCCTTTTAAAACTGGGTGTTTTGTGGACACTGACATTGAGCAGGTAAAGTATGGCAATATGTTAAAAGGGTTCACCTAGTTGGAGGATCATTCAAAAGCTGCTATTAAAAGATTGATCTGCTCATTGTGGAGTCTCAAAATAGGAGATTGTCTTTGCCATGAATTACAAAGTAGCTTTAAGAGCTTTGCTTTCCATCACAGTCTTTAGCATCTAACACCAGTAACCTCACTTTCCTCTTTTATGGCATGGTGTAAATATTATTGATTTATCGGGCATGCAGTAACATAATGTGCATGAAACAGCTGCGTATCAATATAtccttattaattattaattaatcttTCCAGTTTCCGAGCTTTTGATATAGGGtcaatgtgttgtgtctcgtccaatctcacctcagccggggtcttcttatctgcttccgaacacggaagaagaaatacctccagcccccagccctggctccatgcccagacaggctgaagaagaagaaatacctccagcccccagctctggctccatgcccaggcaaacggagcaactagacccctccccctcctccacagcatgtgagcctgaggaaggtttattaccaacagctgccgaatggagtgaccctcgtgtcagaagacttgataggcggaggcaacagaaggaagggaggggcaggcctggataagtgctgagtcatggagccacaccccatggcctatataaagaatctgctttctggcattctctgagtcaggcaaagtctaaacatatcttgctgaagtcactttctggtctcctgcctgccttgaggactttgctaggactttggcagagctgcagaggcacacctgattcagatttccctgacccggccgtcagcggaggagtgggacacgacacaatgaAGTCACTGAAGGACACTTATATACATCCAGGGATTTATAATTTGACTACAGAAAAGGTGCTAAGTGGGATTTCCGAGGGAGCAGAAAACCCTGAAGATGAGCTAATTCATAATGGAGCAGTGGGGGAACTACACAGAGGGTAAGTGAGGAGAATCATACTGGCAGGGCAGAGGGTCAAGAGGAGATATGGTGGCAGCTACAGGAGAAGCAGAGTACGTACGATCAATGAGATGGCGATGCTCTGGCGCAAGAAGATGCAGGCtggccccaccaagccatgcagcaTTGAATAATTCTGCAAAGATGGATGCTGTGTGCCATCCGCCATTTCATCCAGCTTGCTGTTAGAAGAGGTTGGGGAGTCAAGAGCTTCTGAGGGTTGCTTATTTTCCttcacaatagcctgcaattaggTATGTTTGATTAAAGGCCCTATCCTATCACGCCTGAGGCATGATAGGATAGGGAGTAAAGATTCCTGACTCTTGGGAGATTCTAGTAAAGGAAAGAATAGACGGAAAGGAAAAAGGACAAGAACAcaaaagacagacagagaaatgTTACCAGCTGAGAAATACCGTAACATCCTTCAATTGATGTCAGTCAGCTGATGGTACAGTATATTTCAACCTGCACAACCCTTCAGGGAATCCTTAATGGGAGTCAAAAGCATTGTTTATAACACCAGCGCAGCAGGGTCCATGCTGGAGTACAAGCAGGTGTATTTTCCTAATACcgtagatcaagggtgtcaaacttatgtCATCACGgcattgtcatgtgatgtattgcgacttccccccccctttgctaaacctggCATGGGCGTggtcagcgcatgatgcatccggcctgcgggccgtgagtttgacacccctgccatagatgatACTCATGGCACCTACTCAATGCATACACATGATTTTAGGGAGACATAGAATACATAGTCCACTCTTTCCAAAATGTCATACTGCTGGGATACATGCACCAATGTCTCAAGCACAAAAATATACATCCTAACAATAACACCTTTAGAGTAGGTGTGCTCATTTTTCCTAATAATCTCTCTGCTTTTTGTCCTACATATTGTCCTTACAGATTTAGACTGAATTTCAAGGAAATGTGGTTTGGCGAGGAGGGCAATGAATCTTTAACAGGGTTCTTGGCAAACTATGTTTCTTTCCTAACTAGATGTCCTTCATGTGTGTTGCGTTAAAACGCTCATACTTTCTATCCAGCAATGGATATAAAAGTTAAATAGAAgtaaacatgatttttaaaatatgcagtgAAATATTCCTTAAAAGACATTAAAACATGGGTGGTGTAAAAGAATGCCCTAACTCTGAATAAATATTCTTTGCCACATAAGCACACAACTTTCAATTTTTCAAACTCCTCCAAAAACGCCCACCAAGTCTCCAATTTTAATTTGACAAAAAGGGGATTATGAAATCATATGGAGTGCTTATTTACGCAGTTCTATACTGAAATAACATAGACAGAGATAAAAACCAGGCTGACCTGTTCATGAGAATTTGGTTACAGAGACCATCTTCCTCAtgctttcaaatttaaaaatcgtTTGGCAgcttctcttttttgttgttgtttagctTTGGTTGAATGTCTTCTCTTTatcaaagctttgcaaaagttaCAATTAGAGTGCTTTGACGATTACATAAACATGACTCTTGATAACAGGCAGAAATATAATTCTAGAGGTGATGTTACCTAACATGGAAATGACACATCTGTAGGAAAACAACCAAGAGAACCTCAAGAATCAAAAaaattcagccctgagctacatagATTCCCTACTATTACACCTAAATATGTTTTTCAACAtatatgttttgttttcttcactGAACAATTCATCACActctcttcccttccattctttctTCAATGTCGCCCTTTCCTTTATTTGATAGTCTAAGCTGGGTACAAAAATGGCATGCAAATACTGGGATATACGTGGGTTCTTCTCACCTAGTCATCAAGAATGGAGATGACTGACCTCGAACAAATGCAAGAATGTGGGAGCGAGCATAAACGATGGGACCCAATTCCATGAACCAATATTTTCTGGTCCTGGGTTACAACTTGTTCATTCCCCCCACTCACTGGATgcaagaaacaaaactggctaagGATTAaaacagggagaaagaaaaaagccattttcagcctcctgaATTATTCTTGTGCAAAACATCCCAACAATTTGGAGAATTTTTACTTAGAGCAAAAGGATCCTGGGATGATACCTCAAAACCCATTAGTCTGAGACAGGGCAAAGCAAAGAGTTTTTCCACAAACGCTCACCACATGGGGACATTTTGCCATATTTTCCTAAGAGAATTCAGGCCTCAGATCCGGACATTAATGGACAGACACAGCAAAACAAGGAAAGTAGACAAACATGTGCTGAAACAGCCACCTGCTAGGAGCCAGACAGAAAAATGGGAATGCAACAGGATGAGGAGCCCCCCCACTCCATCTTTTTCTCCCTACCTTGGAGAGTCGCTTGCCAAGGGTTTTGGTGCAGTTGCCCATGGCTTCTAAGGCCCCCCCATCCCACAGAGCAGAGCATTGGGCTGCAGGCAGCTGGCGCTGATGGCAGTGGGTTTTTTATAGTAACAAGTGATTCTCTTCTAGGAGGTTTAGTCTCTTTGAGGATTTTCAGGGTTTTTATTGTTGAATATATCTAGAATATTAAGGGAAAGTAAATGGAGGGGGAAAGGCGTAGAGTAGTACCATAATCCTCAGGATTATGCAAAACTCAATAATAGATGGTGCTGAAACAGAGAATGGAGGGGCAAGCAGGCGTCTCTTTCTCTGAGCACAGCAGTATCCCAGGAAGGAAAACATTATCCATGGTTTGTTTCTCTTGCCTCCTTCCAAAGATCATCTCAGTCAGAGCAAACGAAGAGTCCCTGGATCATAAACTGATCTCCCTCTCTGTCAGAGCATATGTGGCCATAATCTCCTCTGTGACAATCATCTATAGTTTGAAATATTTGCACCAAGGATGGACTGCTTCCACTGAGTATAGATGCTGTAGCCCTACTGGCATCATTGGACGTACAAAGTAGCACATACAACTGGCACAAGATCTGAATGAGCTAGTAAAATCCATTGTGTTTAGACACTCAAGGCCATTCTCACCAGAGCTGAACATCTGTTATAAATAACACGAATTCAGGACAGAAAttgggagaaagaaatattgcaaaTGGAAAAACAATTTCTTGTCTAAACAATTCCCCAGTGAGAAATAAAACTACAATTGTAGCATTTATGAAAACTGGTACAAATCGAGGGcttattttaaaagcatattttgatcaacttttgtgagtc
It encodes the following:
- the LOC131183931 gene encoding calcium-binding protein 2-like — protein: MADGTQHPSLQNYSMLHGLVGPACIFLRQSIAISLIDRKLRTEEIEELKEAFREFDKDRDGYISYKDLGECMRTMGYMPTEMELIELSQQITGGKVDFDDFVELMGPKLLAETADMIGVKELRDAFREFDTNGDGQISTAELREAMHKLLGQQLNYQEMEEILQDVDLNGDGLVDFEEFVRMMSR